A single region of the Triticum dicoccoides isolate Atlit2015 ecotype Zavitan chromosome 2B, WEW_v2.0, whole genome shotgun sequence genome encodes:
- the LOC119366751 gene encoding noroxomaritidine synthase 1-like: MSIMLISTFLVLLVPVCLYLRASCRSKNPAVLPTNWPILHMFPSFMANLHNLYDYFTLVLARSGHNFRAHGPPGTGMRFFITCDPANARHIFTTNHANFPKGTEFADIFEIMGGSLFTIDGEPCRRQRAKAKSMLSSPRIVASMAAYLCGKVENNLLPLFTRMAITGTSFDMQELMSRLMFDLAATPLFSVDPGLLSLDMPPMDAAVALDTVMEVGFFRLMMPASCWKSMRWLNIGPERKLDTARMVLRELVREMMEKRKITSCRSGHGKEQESVDIISSFLEDPDYANVDLLHAVIISYMLAARDTIATTLTWIFYNLAQNPNIVSIIRNELSPIASRKVAVGMCTPVIFEPDETKSLVYLTATLYETLRLYPPAPVLRKTVAVDDIMPSGHEVHAGDTIFISVHSMGRMEAVWGKDCLDYNPHRWLSDEGNNLRYIPSHKFLAFNSGPRMCLGKDIAIMQMKTVIATTVWNFDVNLVEGQSIQPKPSIILEMENGLIVKLKKRDI; the protein is encoded by the coding sequence ATGTCAATTATGCTCATCTCCACATTCCTCGTTCTACTTGTTCCAGTTTGCTTGTATCTCAGGGCTAGTTGTAGATCAAAGAACCCAGCCGTGCTTCCCACAAACTGGCCAATACTGcacatgttcccttccttcatggcCAACCTCCACAACCTCTATGACTATTTCACCCTGGTCCTCGCAAGATCAGGCCACAACTTCAGGGCGCATGGACCACCTGGCACTGGGATGCGCTTCTTCATCACATGTGACCCTGCGAACGCCCGACACATCTTCACGACAAACCATGCCAACTTCCCCAAGGGCACGGAATTCGCCGATATCTTTGAAATCATGGGTGGCAGCCTCTTCACCATCGACGGTGAGCCGTGCCGCCGACAACGTGCGAAAGCCAAGAGCATGCTCAGCAGCCCGCGGATCGTTGCCAGTATGGCAGCCTACCTCTGTGGCAAGGTGGAGAACAACCTCCTCCCATTGTTCACCCGCATGGCGATCACCGGCACTTCATTCGACATGCAAGAATTGATGTCGAGGCTTATGTTTGACCTGGCTGCTACGCCTCTCTTCAGTGTGGATCCAGGGCTCCTATCCTTGGACATGCCACCCATGGACGCAGCGGTTGCCCTTGACACGGTGATGGAGGTGGGATTTTTTAGGCTCATGATGCCAGCATCTTGTTGGAAGTCGATGAGGTGGCTAAATATCGGCCCTGAGAGAAAGCTTGACACGGCACGCATGGTGCTACGAGAGCTCGTCCGGGAGATGATGGAGAAGAGGAAGATCACCTCATGTCGTTCTGGACATGGCAAGGAACAAGAGAGTGTGGATATTATTTCTTCCTTCCTCGAAGACCCAGACTACGCTAATGTTGACTTGCTCCATGCGGTGATCATTAGCTACATGCTCGCTGCGAGGGACACAATTGCCACAACCCTAACATGGATCTTCTACAACCTTGCCCAAAACCCTAACATCGTGTCAATCATCCGCAACGAACTTTCACCCATTGCATCACGCAAAGTAGCGGTAGGCATGTGTACCCCGGTGATCTTTGAGCCAGACGAGACCAAATCTCTAGTATATTTGACAGCCACCTTGTACGAGACTCTCAGGCTGTACCCACCAGCGCCTGTCTTGCGCAAGACGGTGGCCGTAGATGACATCATGCCGAGTGGCCATGAGGTGCATGCCGGTGACACCATTTTTATTTCTGTCCACTCCATGGGGAGAATGGAGGCTGTGTGGGGTAAAGACTGCCTCGACTATAACCCACATAGGTGGCTCTCGGATGAGGGCAACAACCTGCGATACATACCATCTCACAAGTTCTTGGCATTCAACTCAGGCCCGAGAATGTGCCTCGGCAAGGACATTGCAATTATGCAAATGAAGACTGTCATTGCTACAACGGTGTGGAACTTCGATGTGAATTTGGTGGAAGGGCAGAGCATCCAGCCCAAGCCGTCCATTATACTGGAAATGGAAAACGGGCTCATTGTTAAGTTGAAGAAGAGAGACATATAA
- the LOC119366753 gene encoding acyl transferase 15-like — translation MSIIVTKSSPVVVAGPSELGTATGGIINLSSFDKCFAPVPVGLLLIFEQPINEPIETIKKALSQALVLYQPMAGRLVTGPDDEPIYILCTGEGVLFVGASASCALEQFRTSPLLLGDLAVRYPAEYCLPGDPMLLMQVTEFACGGFVVGVTWNHVLADAAGMAQFLQAVGELARGMPVLSVLPVRSEADGMLLGIPPSVVTAMRSQMRVGMEEMAGIDVTISWSLISCIKAECGGDCTVFDAVAAVLWQCRTRAVISDPDTPAPLVFPWLVRAKHGYYGNCVMGQPVQAQSGLVANSYIKDLVKLIRLAKEKTPDILTNGGGGDQQQQVATPKYNKLVVTSWRKLGLNAVDFGRGGPLRVLPPPSPAERTAMNICILCPPCKGKDGVNIVSHCVKPEHADAFRRELAATMNLHLLARF, via the coding sequence ATGAGCATCATAGTGACCAAGTCATCGCCGGTGGTTGTCGCAGGCCCATCGGAGCTGGGGACGGCAACCGGtggcatcatcaacctctcctctttcGACAAATGTTTCGCTCCTGTTCCTGTCGGGCTGCTTCTCATTTTCGAGCAGCCAATCAATGAGCCCATTGAGACAATCAAGAAGGCCCTGTCGCAGGCACTGGTGCTCTACCAACCTATGGCTGGCCGCCTCGTCACCGGACCTGACGACGAGCCGATCTACATCTTGTGCACGGGCGAGGGAGTCTTGTTCGTGGGCGCTTCGGCTAGCTGTGCGCTTGAACAATTCAGGACGTCCCCGCTGCTGCTTGGGGACCTCGCCGTCCGCTACCCTGCAGAGTACTGCCTTCCCGGTGACCCCATGCTGCTGATGCAGGTGACCGAGTTCGCCTGTGGCGGGTTCGTCGTGGGCGTGACGTGGAACCACGTCCTGGCCGACGCCGCGGGGATGGCGCAGTTCCTGCAGGCCGTCGGCGAGCTTGCCCGAGGGATGCCAGTGCTGTCCGTCCTTCCGGTCAGGTCCGAAGCCGACGGCATGCTCCTGGGCATCCCGCCGTCAGTCGTCACCGCGATGAGGTCTCAGATGCGCGTCGGAATGGAGGAAATGGCCGGCATCGACGTCACCATCTCATGGAGCCTGATCAGCTGCATCAAAGCCGAGTGTGGCGGCGACTGCACTGTGTTCGACGCCGTCGCGGCTGTTCTCTGGCAGTGCCGCACCCGCGCGGTTATCTCCGACCCCGACACGCCCGCGCCCCTTGTCTTCCCGTGGCTCGTACGTGCCAAACACGGCTACTACGGCAACTGCGTCATGGGGCAGCCGGTCCAGGCGCAGAGCGGCCTGGTGGCCAACAGCTACATCAAGGACCTGGTGAAGCTCATCAGGCTCGCCAAGGAGAAGACACCGGACATACTCACCAACGGCGGCGGAGGGGATCAACAGCAGCAGGTGGCAACCCCGAAGTACAACAAGCTTGTTGTGACGAGCTGGAGGAAGCTTGGGCTCAACGCGGTGGACTTTGGGCGCGGGGGGCCGCTGCGGGTGTTGCCGCCGCCGTCACCGGCAGAGCGGACGGCCATGAACATCTGCATCTTGTGTCCGCCATGCAAGGGGAAGGACGGCGTCAATATCGTGTCCCACTGCGTCAAGCCTGAGCACGCCGATGCCTTCCGACGGGAGTTGGCCGCCACCATGAACTTGCACCTGCTTGCACGTTTCTAG